The DNA region TTACTTTCCAATTACAAACTGAAGTGAAAGAAACCTCAGCTATATACGAATTGGAATTTAAGGCAGATGTTCACAATCCTTTTGTTGCCGAGGAATTATTAGTTGAAGGTATAAAAATCATATCGGTTGAAAACGGAAAAGGTGAGGTTCAAGATGAAAACGGAAAAAATAAAACAACATATACCTCCAATAAAGTTTTTTTCCTCCCAGACCTTCAGGAATGGAGTTCAGCCGTACCACCACAAACGTCTTCACAAATCCAACCCGAACAAATGAATCCATACAGCGAAGATGAACTTATCGAACAACCCACCATTAATCTACTCACAGAAATGGGGTGGGAGACACGCAACTGCCACAATGAATTCAACCGAGGGGATAGCCCACTCGGTAGACACACAAAATCCGAAGTTGTCCTCATTCCTCGTCTTCAAGCCGCATTTGCACGTCTCAATCCCAACGCAACCCCAGAAGCCATCGCTAAAGCAATCGAAGAACTCACCCACTCCCGTTCCCTGATGAGCATTGTTGAAGCCAATCGAGAAATCTATACCCTCCTGAAAGACGGTGTCCGAGTCACTGTCAGTGATCCGAGTGGCGACAGTGAAGCCACTGAAGTCCTTCAGGTAATTGACTGGAACACCCCGGAGAATAACGATTTTTTCGCGGCATCCCAGTTCTGGATCACGGGTGAGATGTATACCAAACGTCCAGACCTCATCTGTTTCGTCAATGGGATTCCCTTGATCCTAATGGAATTCAAACGGATTGATGTGAATCTCTATGCTGCCTACAATGACAATCTCCGGGACTATAAAGACACTATCCCACACCTCTTTTGGTATAACGCTTTTATTTTTCTCTCCAACGGCACGGACAGCAAAGTCGGAAGCCTCACCGCCAGTTGGGAACACTTCGCTGAGTGGAAACGTATTCACAGTGAAAATGAACCGCCTAAAATATCTTTAGAAACAATCTTGCGAGCACTGTGTGAACCGCAACGATTACTTGATGTTGTCGAAAACTTCATCCTGTTTATGGAAGCACAAGGCGGATTGATTAAGATTCTCGCCAAAAACCATCAATACCTCGGTGTCAACAACACGATTGCATCCCTGAACCAGATTCAAGATAACCAAGGCAAACTCGGTGTCTTTTGGCATACACAGGGCAGTGGGAAAAGTATTTCAATGCTGTTGTTTGCTCAGAAAGTCCTCAGAAAAGTGCCCGGAAACTGGACGTTTGTTGTCGTAACTGATCGCAAAGAATTGGATGACCAAATCTACAAGACCTTCGCGAGCACAAGTGGTGTCTTAACGCAGCAAGAAGTTCACGCGGAAAGAGTTGTCCATCTACGCCAACTCCTCAGTGAGGACCATCGCTATATTTTTACCCTCATTCAGAAATTTCAGACGCAAGGTGGTGAAAGGCATCCTATTCTTTCTGAACGCTCAGACATCGTTGTCATCACCGACGAAGCGCATCGGAGCCAATATGATACGCTTGCTCTAAACATGCGCACTGCACTTCCCAACGCCGCATTTATCGCGTTCACGGGTACACCGCTTATGGCGGGTGAAGAGAAGACAAAATCGGTGTTTGGGGACTATGTGAGTGTTTACGACTTCAATCAATCCATCCTTGACCGCGCAACCGTGCCGCTCTACTATGAAAACCGGGTGCCAACCTTACCTGAGAAATCAACGGGCTGAGTGCCTCGTAGTGATTCCTATCGGATTCCAACAGTACAATTCCGAGTTGAAGTTTCTCCAAGTTCTGCTCATACAAAATGCCTCTATCTGTTGTGACAAAGGCATCAAATTCCGCAGCAGCCATTTGCAAGAGTTCTCCGTTCTCTTTCCCTTTCCAACCGCGATAGTCAACTGTGATAACTTCAATTGAGTCCGGAAAGAGTGCGCGCAGTTTATGCGGGAGATTTTCGTCAAGCAACACGCGCATTCGCGTACTCCAGAGTCATCTCCAGATAAGCAACCGCTTGCTCGTGTGAAACTGTCGGGAAGTCAACGAGAAATGTATCAATTGAATCTCCTGCTACAAGATACTCGATCAAGGTTTCAACAGGCACTCGGGTGCCAGCAAAAACTAAAGCACCATGCATCACACGTGGATTCTGGGACATAATCTGTTCTTTTTTCATAATATGCTGTCCTCTAATTGAGAGTTCTCTACTGCTGCGCCCTCGGTGTCTGTCCGGGCGCGCAATAGTCTATCACCCAATCTCCCTAATCTCAACCAAGCGATTACCTAATGACAATTCTGAGTGTGGCAAGTCCCCAAACAACGGACGGAAATATCCTACCCCGGCTGGAGATATCTGGTAACGTTCCGCGTCGTAGAACCGCAGATCCAGACTTCTCCGAATCACATGCCCCGATGCATCCCGCTTCAGGACTTGATCTAACGGCAATAGGGTCGGTTCAATGCCGGCATCCGTTCGAGTAATCGTCGCAACACCGTTGAACATCCCGTCTGAGAGGGCTTGCACTGCCATAGCACCTGCCTTCATAGCGATATCTCTGTCCAATGGAATCGGACTACCGCACCGCTGGAGATAACCGAGTATCAATGCTCGGAACGCAGAACTCGAAATCTCGGGAAGGAGTTTCTTCATCGTCTCAACGATAATTTCTGAACACCCCCCGGGTTTCGTGTGCCCAAAAGCATCGAGTTCCGCTTGTGAAGTAATCATCAGTTCCCCATCGTCATTTCGGATACCCTCAGATACCACGACGATGACGTTCCCTTGTGCCGCGTGTTTTTCACGAATCGCTTCCGCCAATCTCTCCGGTTGATACGGCATTTCTGGCACAACGATAAGGTCCGCGAGTCCATAAGCGGCGGATAAGGTCAACCACCCCGCGTCTCTCCCCATCGCTTCAACAACAATCACACGATCGTGGGAGTAGGTCGTTGTCCGCAGATCTTTGACGTAATTGATGACGCTGTTCGCAGATGAAGGGAAGCCAGGACAGAAATAGTTCACCATCTTAGAATAATCAACGGCATCCCCTTCGGGTGGATTGATACCCACATCATTATCAATGGTTTTCGTGACGAAAGTAGTCGTGAATTGGTCCGACAAAGCGGTCCCGACCGTCAACGTATCATCACCACCGATCGGGATCAGCCCGCTAATGTCCAGTTTTTTCAGATTACTGACGGCTTCATCTAATTTATTATCTTTAATCAGGTTTGTGCGTGAACTCTTTAAAAGTGTCCCACCTCGGTTTTCGTCAATCAGATCAGGTGTTAGCGTAAAGTAGCGTCCACCCTTCAAAACACCACGCCAGCCTTCCATAAATCCGACGAGTTCAAAACCGAGTTCCTCGGCTTTCAATGCAATGCCCTTAAGGGTGGCGTTAAGAGCACTTGTATCACCGCCACCCGTCAGAACACCGATCTTTTTTGGCATATCCAACTCCTTTATTATTTATATATTTTTTATTCCATTGTCCGGTGTTGTTTGCGCCACCAGTGGTATTTCGGTCACGTCTGCTATCCGGCAGATGTCGAACGCGTAGGGGCGGGGTTTCTCCGCCCACCACCAACTACTTGACGACTTCGAGGAGCACCGGTTTATCCAAAGCAAGTGCCTTTTCAAACGTCGGCTTAAAATCATTTGGATCTTCGACGCGTAACCCAACCGCACCGAACGATTCTGCGAACTGCACGAAGTCCGGGTTGCTAAGTTCAACACCAATCCGTTTACCGAAGCGACGGAGCTGCCCGCGTTCAATTGAGGTATACTGGTCATCGTTCATCACAAGTGTGACAACCGGTAGATTATACAGCACCGCGGTTGCGAGGTCTGGGCACGTCATTAAGAATCCACCGTCCCCGCTCAATGCGACGACTTTCCGCTCTGGATAGGCAACCTGTGCTCCGATGGCACCTGTCAATCCGATTCCCATCGCAACGGATACGCCGGAGAAGATGTAACTCCCCGGATAATAACACGGGAAATGTGGCAGCGCGCCATAACCCGTAACATTAACGTCAACCGACAAGATCGCGTCACGGGGCATCACATCGCGCATCTCTTGGAGGATCCGAGGGCGTTCGGTTGCTGTCCAGCGTCTCCGTAATTCGCGCAATCCTTCACCCCAACCGCCTTTCGGCTTCTCGTCGCGTAGGGCGGCGTTCAACTGACGCAAAACCAATTTCGGATTCGCACCGATGCCGACAGTCGCAGGATATTCCTTGTGAATTTCTTCTGGATCGGCTTCGATATGCAACAAGGGTTGCGGCATCTTGAGGCTCCAGTTGCCGGTATCACGGTAGTTAAACCGAGTGCCGACAGCAACGATGAGGTCAGAGGCTTCCATCGCTACTTGGGAAACGCCATCTCGGAAAACACCGATCGAACAGGGCGAATCTTCAGGCACTGAACCTTTCCCAAACCCCGTCATCACGATGGGCGCGTCCAGCAGTTCTGCGAACTCAAGGATTTCTGCGGTCCCACGTGTATGATTAATACCCCCACCCGCAACAATCAATGGACGTTCTGAAGTGCTCAACAACGATAGTGCCGCATCTACGTCCTGTGGACTTGCGGTCGTCTGAATACCGTTGTTCCATGGCGGGATTGGAAAGTCGGCTTCGGCATCCAAGGCATCTTTCGCCAACTCGATCAGCACAGGTCCAGGTCTACCGGAACGCAGCGCACTGAAACTCCGATTAATGGCACCCGGAATCTGGTCTACCCGATGCACAATTTCCAGATGTTTCGTCATCGTGCCGAAGGCAGCTTTTTGATCCAACCCGTGGAAACTCTTCTTCGGATCCCGTTGTGCTAAATAGGAGGGGTTCTGTCCAGTAATCCAAAGCACCGGCGAAGACGCTGTATTCGCTTCACCGATACCGATAGAGGCGTTATTTGAACCAGGACCCGGGACGGTCATACAGACACCAACATCGCCTGTTGCGCGAGCGTAACCATCCGCCATAAATGCCGCACCGCCTTCGTGTCGTGTGACATAGTGAGCAATGCTGTCCTGATTGTTGTATAGGGATTCATAAACAGTGTCTAAATGGTTACCCGGCAAACCGAAAATAACACTCACACCCTGTTCTTTCAAACATTCGACAAAAAGATCTCCACCGGTCATAATAACTCCTTTGATTCATAAAGTTAAATGGTAACCTGCAACAATACGCAGAAATACCCTATCAATACGCAGAAATACCCCGGGGAAGCCCACACGGGCTTCATACCGTTGATTCGCAAAAACACCCCAAGCAAAACACGCAGGCAAAACCGATGCGCGAAAACGGTTAAGATACAACAAAAAGCCGTCCCTGTTTATCTGTAAACGTGCTATTGAGGTATGTCCTTCCATTCGCGTGCCAAAAATCAACAGTCCCTTCCGTTCCCTTAAACAGATCCCATTCCGTAACATGGGATACCTGACGGTATATCTCAATCAAAGCGTCAATCGGTTCAGCACCTCTGTAGAAGAGATAAAATGTCTCAAATCTTTCCGTTGCTCTGTGGTGTCCCTGAACGAGATGCGTCTCTTCATTACCCGGTTTTAGGTATACCGATACGGGACAATTCACCCATTTTCGGAGACTTTTTTCGAGTTTCTCGAGTTTCTCGTTTTGCGGACCCCGTAGAATCGTCGTTCGCCGTCCGTAGATAAGGTGTTCCAGTGGATACGGTTCAAGTCCGATCCGACCGTTGAGCAAATACGGAATCGGTTCATCTGCTATCAATCTCCCCTTCACTTTCGTGAATGCCCTCAGACGCTTGACGGTCTCTTCTTGAAGTGAAATGCAACTCGGGAGCAGAATAACGTTATAAATCGACTTAATGTCTGCTGGGTCTTTCGGGAAACTCAGTCCACTCCTCCGATTGCCCCGTTTTCCTGTGCTCTCAGTCCTCACAATTTCTGCTGAACCCAGTTCCTGCTCCGAGACAATCCTGAAATCGTAACCCAATTCCCACACGCTCTGACACAACCATCCCCACGCTTTCGTCAATCCATTCCACTGCTTCTCATCAGGTTTCGTCCAGAGACTCTGTGTCGGTGCGACCATCAGGAGCGGTCTTTTCGGATAACCGCGTGACAATTTTTGCGTTAGCGTAACGGATTCAGGGCATGCCGTCTGATCCTTATTTATCCAGAGATTAAAACCGAGACTCGCGTCTTCAAGCACAGTCCGACTGTCCGTTTTCTGGGATACCTTCCGTGAAATACCGGCGTGCTGTGTATCGCTACAAACCCATTTCGCAATGACGAATCGCTTCGGTGTATCTATTTCAGTGGCGTTTAGGATAGGGCAGTCCACCTCTGATAGCAGTGCCCCTAACTCAAACTCCAATGCCCTTGCACTTGCGGGGAGACTTAAAGCAAACTGTAGTCTCTCCTGATGGCAGAAATCGCGCACCCCTTTAAGAAAGCAGGTTGCGAATCGTGTCGTCAACTCGTTCCAAAACGTGTTCCTGACTGCCGCAGAGTTATATGTTTCATAGAAAACTAAGGGCAGATACGTTGCAAGCGTCTCCTCAGCCGTTTCTAAAAGTGTGGGGCTCCACGGAACTGAGGTCATGCCGGTTCCCAGCACACTGACTAAGGACAAAAACTTCGGCAGTTCACAGGTGAAACCGATAAGGTGTTTTTTGCTATAAGTCTTTATATAATTGACCAGCACGCGTTTCACGAACCCCGAAACCCCGCTGCTGTCCAGAAGGTCTTCCGTCGCTGCTGCCGTTTGGTAAAGATGTATGACCGTCCGTCCGCGGAGCCGTTCCGCGACCGGGAGATCACCCGCTATGCATCGTTGGACATACTCGCTGATATTATAGCAGGGGGCATCCGCTTGCGGTTGCGCGATGAGGTGATGCTGAGCAAATTCAGTGCTATTCTGGACATGCACCCGATGAAGTTTTGCCTGAATCGCCGTCGCGCTTTCCACTCCACTGAAGGATTGCTCCACAGCGTTGAGTTGGTACCGCGTTTCCAACAGCGCAGATGGTAATGAAACCCATGCGCGTTCCCCACTTCGCACCAAATGGGTTAATTCTGCTCGATGCACCGTTGCCTCTTGCGACTCGCGCCACGATAGTATGCTTCCCGCGTCAAAAGGGGCCTTCTGCACAACTGCTCGCTCCTAATTTTTTAATTATGGCTCTCCTGCTCCGTTCGATCCTCATACGTTCCACTATCCGCCCATGATTAGCAATTAGCAGTCGGTTATCGGTTTCGGTTAGGAGGTCTTCGTTATATCCAAGACTGTAGCCTGCAACAATACACAAAAATACCGGATTTAGTCTGGGAATAGACTGGATTTAGTCTACGGATAGACTAAATCCGTTCCTTGTATTACATTTCCATTCCTTGTATTACATTGCAAAAACACGCAGGCGGGTATACGCAAAGGCACTTCCAATGTCCAATCCACTTGACCGAACCGCAAGGTATAATTAAAATTTTGCAACCTCTAAACGTTTTGTGATATACTTAACATCAAAAAACAGTATGGGTTCGCGAGGGCTCTGCCAGTTTTTATATTAAAAAATTTAGCATATCTTGGGAATTGATGCAATCAAAAGTTTTGGTTGTCCCTATACTTCAGTCCTGAACAAACACTACGCCCAGTAGAATAAACATGAACATCCTCGAAAATCTTATCTCAGCGTTTTCAGTGCTTCGCAGAAGTAAACTCCGCACGATCCTCACGCTTTTAGGGATTACGATCGGTATTGCGGGTGTCATCGCGATGATGTCTTTCGGCGCGGGTGCTGAAAAGCTGATGATGGCGCAAATTGAAAATATTGGTGGACCCAGTATGTTCGGCGTTTACCGCCCTGGGTATATCGAGAAGAACAACCGTTGGCAACGTAACAACAGTCCGCATTATCTGGAAATGCGAGATCTGCACGACATTCTGACGGAATGTCCCTCCGTTGAAGTCGCCACCGTGGAGAGAAGTCATCCCATAGACTTTGAAGTCGAGGGAAAGCACCGACAAACCTACCTCCGCGCGACAACGAATGAGTATCAAGCCGTCCGACGCTGGCAGACGGAATACGGCAGGTTCATTGCCGATACCGATATGGATTTCTGGAATAAGGTGTGTGTCATCGGAGCAAAAGTCTGGAGAGAGCAATTTAAAGGACAGAACCCCATTGGCGAGGAGGTCGGTATTAACAACAGACGCTTTACTGTCATTGGCATTATGGAGAGCCGTGGCGATGGGTTGGAGGAAGGCAGAAGCGACGATAATATGATCTTCATTCCGATTACAACCGCACAAACCCGTTTTGGCGGGCGTAATCGGGTTGGTGCCATCATGGCGCGCGCCAAGAGCCTCGAGTTAGTAGAACAGGCACTGAAAGAAGTGAAAACCGTCATCATGCGCAATCACGGGGACGACGATACGTTTTTCCGAACGTGGAACGCAAAAAAAGGAATCGAAGGCGGAAGAAGGATTATCTTTATTATGGAGATGGTGCTCGTCGTCATTGCGTCTGTCGCCTTGATTGTCGCCGGTATCGGTATCCTGAATATTATGCTCGTCTCCGTAACGGAGCGGATTCCAGAAATCGGATTACGAAAAGCCGTCGGCGCAAAAAGCCTTGACATCC from Candidatus Poribacteria bacterium includes:
- a CDS encoding HsdR family type I site-specific deoxyribonuclease, whose amino-acid sequence is MSKQKAFLEKLHIKNFLSLRNITLPLKSLTVLVGPNASGKSNVLSALYSLRSMMTDEKLPPVELVQSYLWAGKASHITFQLQTEVKETSAIYELEFKADVHNPFVAEELLVEGIKIISVENGKGEVQDENGKNKTTYTSNKVFFLPDLQEWSSAVPPQTSSQIQPEQMNPYSEDELIEQPTINLLTEMGWETRNCHNEFNRGDSPLGRHTKSEVVLIPRLQAAFARLNPNATPEAIAKAIEELTHSRSLMSIVEANREIYTLLKDGVRVTVSDPSGDSEATEVLQVIDWNTPENNDFFAASQFWITGEMYTKRPDLICFVNGIPLILMEFKRIDVNLYAAYNDNLRDYKDTIPHLFWYNAFIFLSNGTDSKVGSLTASWEHFAEWKRIHSENEPPKISLETILRALCEPQRLLDVVENFILFMEAQGGLIKILAKNHQYLGVNNTIASLNQIQDNQGKLGVFWHTQGSGKSISMLLFAQKVLRKVPGNWTFVVVTDRKELDDQIYKTFASTSGVLTQQEVHAERVVHLRQLLSEDHRYIFTLIQKFQTQGGERHPILSERSDIVVITDEAHRSQYDTLALNMRTALPNAAFIAFTGTPLMAGEEKTKSVFGDYVSVYDFNQSILDRATVPLYYENRVPTLPEKSTG
- a CDS encoding DUF433 domain-containing protein codes for the protein MMKKEQIMSQNPRVMHGALVFAGTRVPVETLIEYLVAGDSIDTFLVDFPTVSHEQAVAYLEMTLEYANARVA
- a CDS encoding 6-phosphofructokinase, with protein sequence MPKKIGVLTGGGDTSALNATLKGIALKAEELGFELVGFMEGWRGVLKGGRYFTLTPDLIDENRGGTLLKSSRTNLIKDNKLDEAVSNLKKLDISGLIPIGGDDTLTVGTALSDQFTTTFVTKTIDNDVGINPPEGDAVDYSKMVNYFCPGFPSSANSVINYVKDLRTTTYSHDRVIVVEAMGRDAGWLTLSAAYGLADLIVVPEMPYQPERLAEAIREKHAAQGNVIVVVSEGIRNDDGELMITSQAELDAFGHTKPGGCSEIIVETMKKLLPEISSSAFRALILGYLQRCGSPIPLDRDIAMKAGAMAVQALSDGMFNGVATITRTDAGIEPTLLPLDQVLKRDASGHVIRRSLDLRFYDAERYQISPAGVGYFRPLFGDLPHSELSLGNRLVEIREIG
- a CDS encoding thiamine pyrophosphate-binding protein → MTGGDLFVECLKEQGVSVIFGLPGNHLDTVYESLYNNQDSIAHYVTRHEGGAAFMADGYARATGDVGVCMTVPGPGSNNASIGIGEANTASSPVLWITGQNPSYLAQRDPKKSFHGLDQKAAFGTMTKHLEIVHRVDQIPGAINRSFSALRSGRPGPVLIELAKDALDAEADFPIPPWNNGIQTTASPQDVDAALSLLSTSERPLIVAGGGINHTRGTAEILEFAELLDAPIVMTGFGKGSVPEDSPCSIGVFRDGVSQVAMEASDLIVAVGTRFNYRDTGNWSLKMPQPLLHIEADPEEIHKEYPATVGIGANPKLVLRQLNAALRDEKPKGGWGEGLRELRRRWTATERPRILQEMRDVMPRDAILSVDVNVTGYGALPHFPCYYPGSYIFSGVSVAMGIGLTGAIGAQVAYPERKVVALSGDGGFLMTCPDLATAVLYNLPVVTLVMNDDQYTSIERGQLRRFGKRIGVELSNPDFVQFAESFGAVGLRVEDPNDFKPTFEKALALDKPVLLEVVK
- a CDS encoding FtsX-like permease family protein; this translates as MNILENLISAFSVLRRSKLRTILTLLGITIGIAGVIAMMSFGAGAEKLMMAQIENIGGPSMFGVYRPGYIEKNNRWQRNNSPHYLEMRDLHDILTECPSVEVATVERSHPIDFEVEGKHRQTYLRATTNEYQAVRRWQTEYGRFIADTDMDFWNKVCVIGAKVWREQFKGQNPIGEEVGINNRRFTVIGIMESRGDGLEEGRSDDNMIFIPITTAQTRFGGRNRVGAIMARAKSLELVEQALKEVKTVIMRNHGDDDTFFRTWNAKKGIEGGRRIIFIMEMVLVVIASVALIVAGIGILNIMLVSVTERIPEIGLRKAVGAKSLDIRLQFLTESVLLCLIGSLLGIAFGAVVGKGFAWAVGQFFGGLTWPSVITPEAVLISVAAGTAIGIFFGYYPASQAAKMAPIDAIRHT